CGGCCGCCAGCTCGGATCGGAAGCGTACGACGGTCGGATTGTTCGCGTCGTACAGCCGGCAGGTCTTGAGCGTGCGCGCGAACTGGTTGATCCACACACCGGCGGCGCGTGCGGTCGCTTCCTGCTCGGGCGTGAGCGCGGCAGGCGGGTCCGCGCTCCGGGCGCGGACAGTCTCGTTCATCGTCGAAGTACTCCGGTTCTTCGAGCCTGGCTGGTGCGGGAAGGAGTCGCGGAGGTTATCGGCGGCGCCCGAGCCCGCCTTGAGCCGCATCGGGGCCTGGCCGATCCGGCAACTCAAAGCCAGAACACGAGCTAGTGGTCGTGGCGCGCGAGGAGCGCCGGGGCTCGCGCCTGCCCCGCGGCGCATACGGAAGCCGGTTTGCCGCGCCGGGAAGCGCGAGCCTTGACCCGTCCCCAGTTCCCTGCAAACACTGGGCGGTTCTCCGTCTCCCCGCCGATTTGGAGGTTCCCCGAAGATGCCTACGCGCTCGTTCCGCTGGTCGCTGTTCGCGGCGTTCGCCGCCTCGCTGTTCCTTTCGCTTCCCGCTCTCGCTCTCGATGAGTGCCGGCTGTTGCGGCAACCCGATGTTCAGGGTGACAACATCGTGTTCGTCTACGGCGGCGATCTGTGGACGGTCGCACGTTCGGGCGGCGTCGCCAGCCGGCTCACCAGCTCGGAAGGCGTCGAGCAGTTCCCGAAATTTTCTCCGGACGGCAAGACCATCGCCTTCACCGGGGAGTACGACGGCAACGTCGACGCGTACACCATTCCCACCACCGGCGGCGAGCCGACGCGGCTCACCTGGCATCCCGGCGCCGATCAGGTGGCGGAGTGGTATCCGGACGGCAAGAGCATCCTGATCCGCTCGGCGCGCGCGTCGTCGATCCAGCGCTATACGCGCTTCTTCAAGGTGCCGGCGAGCGGCGGGTTCGAGGAGATGCTGAAGCTCCCGACCGCGGGCTATTGCTCGCTGTCGCCCGACGCGCAACAGATCGCGTTCGTCTCGCCCTCGTACGACAACCGCACCTGGAAGCGCTACCGAGGCGGGAATGCGCCCAACATCTGGGTCTACGACTTCGCCAAGAACATGTCCGAGAACATCACCGCCGACTGGGACGGCCCCGACGAGTGGCCGATGTGGTACCAGAACACGATCTACTACTGCAGTGATCGCGGCGGCCGGACCGCCAACCTCTGGGCCTACGATCTCGGCACCAAGCAGCAGCGCCAGGTCACGCACTTCGAGGACTACGACGTGAAATGGCCGAGCATCGGCAGCGACGCGATCGTGTTCGAGAATGGCGGCTACCTGTGGGTCATGGACCTGCCGAGCGAGAAGGCCAGCAGGATCCAGGTGCTAGTGCCCGACGACAAGCCGGCGACGCGTGCCGAGCTGCGCAACGTGTCGAAGTGGATCAACGGCGCCGATCTTTCGCCATCGGGCAAGCGCGCCGTGTTCGAGGCGCGCGGCGACCTGTTCACGGTGCCCGCCGAGAACGGCGACCCGCGCGATCTCACCAACACGCCGGGCGCGCGCGAACGGGATCCCGCCTGGTCGCCGGACGGCAAGTGGGTGGCATGCCTGTCGGACGCGAGCGGCGAGTACGAGATCTGGGTCTATCCCTCGGACGGCAAGGGCGCCGGGCGCCAGGTGACCAGGGGCGGGAACACGTTCCGCTATGCGCCGGTGTGGTCGCCGGATTCCAAGAAAATCGCGTTCTCGGACAAGACCAAGCGTCTCTGGTACTGCGACGTGGCGAGCGGGGCGATCACCGAGGTGGACATGTCGCCGGTGAACGAGATCAACGACTATCAGTGGTCGAGCGATTCCAGGTGGCTCACCTACTCGCGCACCGAGATGAACAACTTCAATCGCGTCATGCTTTATTCGCTCGACTCGAAGAAGGCGACGGCGGTCTCGGACGGGATGACCGACGACTTCGATCCCAGCCTCGATCCGGGCGGCAGGTACCTGTATTTCGTCTCGCGCCGCACCGTGCATCCGCAGTTCGGCCAGTTCGAGTTCGACTTCCAGTTCCGCGCCACCGACAAGATCTACGCGGTGACGCTCCGCGACACGTTGCAGTCGCCGGTGAGGCCGAAGAGCGACGAGGAGGAGGGCAGCGCGGCCGAGGAGTCGAAGGACAAGGGCGGCGACAAGGACAAGGGTGGCAAGAAAGAGGCGAAGGGCACCGGCAAGTCTGAAACCGTGCTCAAGGTCGATCTCGATGGGCTGGGCCAGCGTTGCGCGGTGCTGCCGATCGAGCCGAGTCGCTACGCGAATCTCATCGCGCTCGATGGCAAGCTGCTCTACGTCGAGCTGGAGGAACCGGATCCCGATGCCTCCGGGCCCGGCAAGGGCACGCTCCACTACTTCGACCTCGACAAGCGCGAAGACAAGACCGTGCTCTCTGGCATCGATCGCGGCTACTCGACCACCCGGGACGGTGGCAAGGTGCTCTACCACGCCGACGACACCTGGGGCGTCGTAGACGTCGGCGAGAACAAGAAGGTCGGCGACGGGAAGCTGAATACCGGTTCGCTGATGGCGGTGGTGGATCCTCGCCAGGAGTGGATGCAGATGTTCAACGAGGCCTGGCGGCTCGAGCGCGACTTCTACTACGACCCGGCGATGGGTGGGCTCGACTGGAAGGCGATCGGCGAGCGCTATCGCCAGCTGGTTCCCTATGCCGCGCATCGCTCGGATCTCAACTACATCCTGGGCGAGCTGATCGGCGAGCTCTCGACCTCGCACACCTACGTCGGCGGCGGCGACTTCCCCGACGTGCCGAAGACCGGCGTCGGCCTGCTCGGCGCAGACTACGAGGTGGACGCGGCGAGCGGCGCCTATCGGTTCAAGACCATCTATCGGGACCGGGACTGGAACACCAAGATCCCCGCGCCGCTCGGCGAGCCCGGCATCGGCGTCAAGGAAGGCGACTACCTGCTGAGCGTGAACGGCCAGCCGATTCGCGCGCCGCGCAATCTCTACGCGGCATTCGCCGGAACGGTGGATCAGGACACGCGCATCGCGGTGGGCAAGACGCCGAACGACCCCAGGCCGCGCACCTACGTCGTGCGCCCGATCGCGAACGAGGCGAGCCTTCGCTACACCGCCTGGGTCGAGGGCAATCGCGAGAAGGTCGAGAAGGCCTCGCACGGCCGGCTCGCCTACATCCACGTGCCCAACACCGCGACCGCCGGCATCCAGGAGTTCACCAAGCAGTACTACCCGCAGGTGGATCGCGACGGCATCATCGTCGACGAGCGCTTCAACGGCGGCGGGTTCATTCCCGACTTCTTCGTCGAGCGCCTGTGGCGCACCACCTGGAGCTACTGGTCGAACCGCGATGGCACCGGATTCCGCACGCCGTCCACCGCGATCGACGGGCCGAAGTGCATCCTGATCAACGAGTACGCGGGTTCGGGAGGCGACGCATTCCCCTACTACTTCCGGCTGCAGAAGCTCGGTCCCGTGATCGGCAAGCGCACCTGGGGCGGACTGGTGGGCATCAGCCACGATCTACCGCTGATGGATGGCGGCAGCGTCACCATGCCGGACTTCGGGATCTACAACACCCAGGGTGAATGGACGGTCGAGAACCACGGCATCGATCCCGACATCGAGGTCGAGAACGCGCCGCACCTGATGGTGCAGGGGCGCGATCCGCAACTCGAGCGCGCCATCCAGTACTGCCTCGACGAGCTGACCAAGAATCCCGTCAAGCGGCCGGAGCGGCCGAAGTACAAGGTTCAGCCGGGGCTCGGGAAGTAGCTCGGAAGCGCAAGCGGCTCAGACTGCGCCCGCGATCCCGCGGGCGCAGCTTCATTCTCCACCCAGCAGCGCCAGCGCTCCGCCCACGTCGAGCGCGAGCCCGACGCGCAGCGACGCGCTGTCGGGGCCCGGGCGGCCGTCGGTGTCGAGCATCAGCTCGAGGAAGCCGCGCAGCGGCCGGCGGCCATCGCCCGCCGGAGTCGCGGCGGTCGCGGGCGTCGGTTTTGCTCCGGGCGGCGTGGGCGGCGGCGCGACTCGTGGGGCGGGGCCGATCCCCACGAACAGCGAGGTGCGGGCGCTCCAGCGCTTGGCGGCGGCATCCGGCCCGAAGACGTCGTTGTGGCCGTAACCGACGTCCATTTCGGAGCCATCGAATACGCCGCCCACGCGCCGGAATCCCATGTGCACCGCGGACGTCTGCAGGAAGCTCTCGCCGCTGCTGGCGGCGATCACCACGCCACCTTCGTAGCGCAGGCGGAACTCGGCGCCGCGTGATTTGTCGACGATGCCGAGCGGCACGGTGACGCCGATGCCGCCCACGATGTCGAGCATGATCGAGCGCGCGGGCAGTCCCGAGACCGGCGGAGTTCCCACGCCCGGCACGTAGACGCGATCGAGCGCGGTGGCGCGCGTGAACACCCACAGCGACGGCGGCTGCGGCTTCATCGGCATGTCCATCACGCGAAAATCGCAATCGAGCTGCCCGAGCACCGACTGCGTCACCGACAGCCCGAGGCTGTCGGCCTGCGGCGACTGGAAGCGCTCGGCCTGGCGGCCGAAACGGAAATCGAGATGGATGCGATCCTCGGCGGCCCGCGCGCGGGGCGCGAGGCCGAAGATCAGCGCGAGCGCCAGACCCAGCCCTGGGCCCAGGCGCGGGAACCCACGCCGGCATCCGTGCATGCGGGGGTTTTCGGCCGATCCGGCCGGGTCCATGAGCCCGGCTATCGGGGCAGGGAATCAACCTCAGCGTTCATCTGACTGGCGGACGCCGCGGCGCGATCCGACTCCTGGAGCGCCCGCGCCACCACGGGTGCCCCCACCAGCTTGGACGCCCCGATCAGGCTGTCGCGTTCCCGCTCGGACAGCTCGCGCGTCATGGTGTCGTGCCTGGCGCAGCCCAGCACCACCATCGCGAACATCGCGAGCGCGACCAGCGCACACAGGACCACGGTCTGTCGGT
This DNA window, taken from Candidatus Sulfotelmatobacter sp., encodes the following:
- a CDS encoding S41 family peptidase, translating into MPTRSFRWSLFAAFAASLFLSLPALALDECRLLRQPDVQGDNIVFVYGGDLWTVARSGGVASRLTSSEGVEQFPKFSPDGKTIAFTGEYDGNVDAYTIPTTGGEPTRLTWHPGADQVAEWYPDGKSILIRSARASSIQRYTRFFKVPASGGFEEMLKLPTAGYCSLSPDAQQIAFVSPSYDNRTWKRYRGGNAPNIWVYDFAKNMSENITADWDGPDEWPMWYQNTIYYCSDRGGRTANLWAYDLGTKQQRQVTHFEDYDVKWPSIGSDAIVFENGGYLWVMDLPSEKASRIQVLVPDDKPATRAELRNVSKWINGADLSPSGKRAVFEARGDLFTVPAENGDPRDLTNTPGARERDPAWSPDGKWVACLSDASGEYEIWVYPSDGKGAGRQVTRGGNTFRYAPVWSPDSKKIAFSDKTKRLWYCDVASGAITEVDMSPVNEINDYQWSSDSRWLTYSRTEMNNFNRVMLYSLDSKKATAVSDGMTDDFDPSLDPGGRYLYFVSRRTVHPQFGQFEFDFQFRATDKIYAVTLRDTLQSPVRPKSDEEEGSAAEESKDKGGDKDKGGKKEAKGTGKSETVLKVDLDGLGQRCAVLPIEPSRYANLIALDGKLLYVELEEPDPDASGPGKGTLHYFDLDKREDKTVLSGIDRGYSTTRDGGKVLYHADDTWGVVDVGENKKVGDGKLNTGSLMAVVDPRQEWMQMFNEAWRLERDFYYDPAMGGLDWKAIGERYRQLVPYAAHRSDLNYILGELIGELSTSHTYVGGGDFPDVPKTGVGLLGADYEVDAASGAYRFKTIYRDRDWNTKIPAPLGEPGIGVKEGDYLLSVNGQPIRAPRNLYAAFAGTVDQDTRIAVGKTPNDPRPRTYVVRPIANEASLRYTAWVEGNREKVEKASHGRLAYIHVPNTATAGIQEFTKQYYPQVDRDGIIVDERFNGGGFIPDFFVERLWRTTWSYWSNRDGTGFRTPSTAIDGPKCILINEYAGSGGDAFPYYFRLQKLGPVIGKRTWGGLVGISHDLPLMDGGSVTMPDFGIYNTQGEWTVENHGIDPDIEVENAPHLMVQGRDPQLERAIQYCLDELTKNPVKRPERPKYKVQPGLGK